The Candidatus Eisenbacteria bacterium genome has a segment encoding these proteins:
- a CDS encoding cupin domain-containing protein → MKGLIVDIEDRTEKNTDFRRVLYTGRNMQLVLMSLRPGEDIGEEIHRDVDQFFRVERGEGEVWIDGARTEIESDMAIIVPAGARHNVRNTGEKPLRLYTIYAPPEHADGTVHRSKADAETSKEHFSGKTTE, encoded by the coding sequence ATGAAAGGGCTCATCGTCGACATCGAGGATCGGACCGAAAAGAACACCGATTTTCGGCGCGTGCTCTACACGGGGAGGAACATGCAGCTGGTGCTGATGTCTCTCAGGCCTGGGGAGGACATCGGCGAGGAGATTCACCGCGATGTCGATCAGTTCTTCCGAGTGGAGAGGGGAGAGGGCGAGGTCTGGATCGATGGCGCACGAACGGAGATCGAAAGCGACATGGCCATCATCGTTCCCGCCGGTGCGCGACACAACGTCAGGAACACGGGAGAGAAGCCGCTCAGGCTGTACACCATCTACGCGCCGCCGGAACATGCGGACGGAACCGTCCACCGGAGCAAGGCCGACGCAGAGACCTCGAAGGAGCACTTCTCGGGAAAGACGACGGAGTAG